The Rhopalosiphum maidis isolate BTI-1 chromosome 1, ASM367621v3, whole genome shotgun sequence genome has a segment encoding these proteins:
- the LOC113560949 gene encoding LOW QUALITY PROTEIN: sarcalumenin-like (The sequence of the model RefSeq protein was modified relative to this genomic sequence to represent the inferred CDS: deleted 1 base in 1 codon), with product MDLRWILIIALLSVRDTFCETFASVPSASIAPSEVDCQPYVEKAIKELVTPEPIGSTERDQNIQNESPTSGSTPNDDVTGSSSQDGNSPDDSGQSTPPEPEKFEKEEETTRNEVNLNESVGAINEIENHDNEIIKAEEISTNGTTENNQAHKAEEEDSEIEIVNEEEENLENNSINVVENEVIEPKEEIVPIILDKDVVNNNVEIIIDIEDIKIKNADKIVEPSVTKIQVEETIETTNANIKTETPKQLFKGTKKRNPKYWKFDPDDEPENTVPIVKPKPKRNLKYWKIDPDEFPLEQAPKPAEPPKLRNPKYWKLDPEEEKLYKLEKAKKTEQIKSVPQKSKRNPKYWKFDPDEETKEVNAEKSSTIDSTLKQDVNQIFKGTKKRNPKYWKFDPDEYEDEIKKEPVVKIKRNPKYWKFDPDNELDEANKMAKEDKTEEKAHKKNKYWKTDEQTEDIKIIENKEEDKSKQNKYKKVDESNEDIKKIDQKEEEKPKKNKYWKAEEVENIIPKEIITPEEPIAKKNKYWKTEETEKPKEVKDEDITIKKNKYWKTEEKPVDPVKEKLIETQRTMYWKLDEEVKPLKWEKDTKNEKIKTTGDDVTIEEYIPEEDLTMDEVVPKNLRNKSHIKQTLKIGENTAQYDSFLSKVVDTTLKELKKVYEVAIKPLEMTFKYRDLSNRHFGEPEIFSKPLILFMGPWSGGKSSIVNYLLDIEHSQFALRTGAEPSPAYFNIMMYNNREAILDGTQLAADWTFSGLQKFGQGLLDKLRGLKLPHPLLEKVNIVEIPGILEMRKHVDRVFPFNDVCQWFIDRADMIFLVYDPAKLDVGPETEAILDQLKGREYQTRILLNKADKIRAEELMRIQGTLIWNISPLMSSAEPPVIYSVSLWSNPYEIGSPAKLLHSQELSFLKDIRSAIDRRVENKIASARRFAVRVRNHAKMVDCYLTTYYNHKSFFANRKTVSDDIIENPQNYHIYEGLSTLTNISRYDLPDPDVYRDFFRLNPVYEFKRLSDTCTYFRGCPINKLDMAIAYDLPDLIGQYKRQEEQLVVETP from the exons ATGGATCTTAGATGGATTTTGATTATCGCCCTGCTTAGCGTCAGAG ATACATTTTGTGAAACTTTTGCCAGTGTACCATCGGCGTCTATAGCTCCATCGGAGGTGGACTGTCAACCATACGTAGAGAAAGCCATCAAAGAATTAGTTACTCCAGAACCTATTG GAAGTACAGAACGCGACCAAAACATCCAGAATGAAAGCCCCACAAGTGGAAGCACTCCAAATGATGATGTTACAGGCTCGAGTTCTCAAGATGGTAATTCTCCGGATGATAGCGGACAGAGTACACCACCCGAAccg gaaaAGTTCGAAAAAGAAGAAGAAACAACCAGAAAcgaagtaaatttaaatgaaagcGTTGGtgcaataaatgaaattgaaaatcatgataatgaaataatcaaaGCTGAAGAAATCAGTACAAATGGAACAACAGAAAATAATCAAGCACATAAAGCTGAAGAAGAAGATAGTGAGATTGAAATCGTTAATGAAGAAGAGGAAAATCtggaaaataatagtataaacgtCGTAGAAAATGAAGTAATAGAACCAAAAGAAGaaattgtacctattattttagacAAAGATGTAGTTAACAATAAC GtggaaattataattgatattgaagacattaaaattaaaaatgctgaCAAAATAGTAGAACCTAGTGTGACTAAGATACAAGTAGAAGAAACGATAGAAACTACTAATGCAAACATAAAAACAGAAACccctaaacaattatttaaaggaACAAAAAAAAGGAACCCAAAATATTGGAAATTTGATCCAGATGACGAACCTGAAAATACTGTTCCAATTGTAAAACCAAAACCAAAaagaaatctaaaatattggaaaattgATCCCGATGAATTTCCACTCGAACAAGCACCTAAACCAGCCGAACCTCCGAAATTACGTAATCCTAAATATTGGAAGCTCGATCCAGAAGAAGAAAAATTGTACAAGTTAGAGAAAGCTAAAAAGActgaacaaataaaatcagttcctcaaaaaagtaaaagaaaTCCTAAGTATTGGAAATTTGATCCAGATGAAGAGACAAAAGAAGTAAACGCCGAAAAATCTTCGACGATTGATAGTACGTTAAAACAAGatgtaaatcaaattttcaaagGAACAAAAAAACGAAATCCGAAATATTGGAAATTTGACCCTGATGAATATgaagatgaaattaaaaaagagcCAGTAGTTAAAATTAAGCGAAACCCTAAATATTGGAAATTCGATCCTGACAATGAACTTGACGAAGCTAACAAAATGGCTAAAGAAGATAAAACAGAAGAAAaagctcataaaaaaaataaatattggaaaACAGATGAACAAACTgaagacataaaaataatagaaaataaagaaGAAGATAAATCAAAACAGAACAAATATAAGAAAGTAGACGAATCTAAtgaagatataaaaaaaatagatcaaAAAGAAGAAgagaaaccaaaaaaaaataaatactggaAAGCAGAGgaagttgaaaatataatacccaaagaaataataacacCAGAAGAGCCAAtcgctaaaaaaaataaatattggaaGACAGAAGAAACAGAAAAACCAAAAGAAGTGAAAGATGaagatataacaattaaaaaaaataaatattggaaaACAGAAGAAAAACCCGTTGATccagtaaaagaaaaattaattgaaactcAAAGAACTATGTATTGGAAATTAGACGAAGAagtaaaaccattaaaatggGAAAAAGAtactaaaaacgaaaaaattaaaactactggag atGACGTCACAATTGAAGAATACATACCAGAAGAAGATTTGACAatg gaTGAAGTGGTACCAAAGAATCTAAGAAATAAAAGtcatataaaacaaacattaaaaataggcGAAAACACTGCACAGTATGATAGTTTTCTATCAAAAGTTGTAGATACTACATTGAAAGAACTAAAAAAAGTGTATGAAGTGGCAATCAAACCTTTGGAAATGACTTTCAAGTACCGAGATCTGAGTAACAGACATTTTGgag agCCAGAAATATTCTCTAAAccccttattttatttatgggaCCTTGGAGTGGTGGTAAATCTTCAATAGTTAATTATCTTTTGGACATTGAACATTCTCAATTTGCATTAAGAACTG GAGCGGAACCATCTCCAgcttattttaacataatgatGTACAATAATCGCGAAGCGATTCTAGACGGAACGCAATTAGCAGCAGACTGGACGTTTTCGGGTCTTCAGAAGTTCGGACAAGGTTTGTTGGATAAGCTCCGTGGACTCAAGTTACCTCACCCTTTATTAGAGAag GTAAACATCGTAGAGATACCCGGAATATTAGAAATGCGTAAACACGTGGACCGGGTATTCCCGTTCAACGATGTGTGTCAGTGGTTCATCGACAGGGCCGATATGATATTCTTAGTGTACGACCCGGCGAAATTGGACGTAGGCCCGGAAACCGAAGCAATATTGGACCAACTTAAAGGCAGGGAATATCAG ACAAGGATATTGCTAAATAAGGCTGATAAAATTCGTGCTGAAGAACTGATGCGCATACAGGGAACACTCATATGGAACATAAGTCCGCTCATGTCCAGTGCCGAGCCTCCAGTCATTTATTCGGTGTCATTATGGTCAAATCCATACGAAATCGGGTCTCCGGCCAAGCTACTTCACTCACAAGAACTATCATTCTTGAAGGACATCCGTTCGGCAATCGACAGGCgtgttgaaaacaaaatagccAGTGCTCGGCGATTCGcg GTGAGGGTGCGTAACCACGCTAAGATGGTCGACTGTTACTTGACTACGTATTACAACCACAAGTCGTTCTTCGCCAACCGGAAGACCGTCAGCGATGACATCATTGAGAATCCACAAAACTATCACATCTACGAGGGCCTGAGCACGTTGACTAACATATCGAGATACGATCTGCCTGATCCGGACGTGTACCGAGACTTCTTCCGGCTTAACCCTGTGTATGAGTTTAAGCGGCTGTCCGATACATGTACGTACTTCCGAGGTTGTCCGATCAACAAACTGGACATGGCCATTGCCTACGATCTGCCCGACCTGATCGGTCAATACAAAAGACAAGAGGAGCAACTGGTGGTGGAGACGCCGTGA